From a region of the Leptospira kmetyi serovar Malaysia str. Bejo-Iso9 genome:
- a CDS encoding M3 family metallopeptidase has protein sequence MLPEFKTDSPELTKDSILEKIKTIRKELPILLSQKERTYENVIRPLNDLVQEMQVESTVLSHLNSVKNSKEIQALYTEVLPEITAFYSDLGQNEELNSVYQEILKNEETSLNVPQKKVLTDSILQFKLSGIGLDPQIKKRIQEIQIRLADVDNQFSQNLLDATNSFELVLDDPKDVEGIPESDLNAAKTEDGKYRFTLQMPSYIAYMTHGPNRSIRETLYKAYTTKAPQNGKLIEEILALRNELAKLLGYSNYVELSLATKVADSGKTVLNFLRDLAKQAKPIAEKEFLDLSTFAKTLSIDSLQAYDTAFVSEKLMKSRFDFDEEQTRPYFEKERVVSGTFQFLNELLGLEFRKTTAQIWEEKVQVYDLYKDGKLLSRLYLDLEARKDKQGGAWMHNWYSRNRIAGKEVHPTAFVVCNFPISTKDSPSLLKHSDVVTFFHEMGHALHHLCTKIEEPPVSGINGVEWDAVEFPSQFLENFAYTPSVLKIFGKHHRSGETIPDSMIAKLNETKNFLSAMGIVRQLEFSLFDILIHEKKHTEEEVHLILQNVRKEVSVVIPPEYNRFQNGFSHIFSGGYAAGYYSYKWAEVMSADAFFAFVDRGVFDPNLSKAYFGEILEKGGSENAMVLFKRFLGRDPDVGSLLKLYGLKNAA, from the coding sequence ATGTTACCAGAATTCAAAACCGATTCTCCCGAACTTACCAAAGATTCGATCTTGGAAAAGATCAAAACGATTCGGAAAGAACTTCCGATCCTTCTTTCCCAAAAGGAAAGAACATACGAGAACGTCATACGTCCATTGAACGATCTCGTTCAGGAAATGCAGGTGGAATCCACGGTTCTTTCGCATTTGAACAGCGTAAAAAATTCCAAGGAAATCCAGGCGCTTTATACGGAAGTTCTTCCGGAGATCACGGCTTTTTATTCCGATCTCGGTCAAAACGAGGAACTGAATTCCGTATATCAGGAAATTCTAAAGAACGAAGAAACCTCGTTGAACGTTCCGCAAAAAAAAGTATTAACGGATTCCATTCTTCAATTTAAACTCAGCGGGATCGGTTTGGATCCTCAGATCAAAAAAAGAATCCAAGAAATTCAGATCCGACTGGCGGACGTGGACAATCAATTCTCCCAAAATCTTTTGGACGCGACGAACTCGTTCGAACTCGTTCTCGACGATCCGAAGGACGTGGAAGGAATTCCCGAATCCGATTTGAACGCCGCGAAAACCGAAGACGGCAAATATCGTTTTACGCTTCAAATGCCGAGTTACATCGCGTATATGACTCACGGTCCGAATCGGTCCATTCGAGAAACGTTATATAAGGCTTATACCACAAAGGCTCCACAAAACGGAAAGTTGATCGAGGAGATTCTCGCGCTTCGAAACGAATTGGCGAAACTTCTCGGTTATTCGAACTACGTCGAACTTTCCCTTGCTACCAAGGTCGCGGATTCCGGTAAAACGGTTTTGAATTTTTTAAGAGATCTTGCAAAACAAGCAAAGCCGATCGCCGAAAAAGAATTTTTGGATCTTTCCACTTTCGCAAAAACTCTTTCGATCGATTCTCTGCAAGCCTATGACACAGCGTTCGTAAGCGAGAAGTTGATGAAATCTAGATTCGATTTCGACGAGGAACAAACCCGTCCTTATTTCGAGAAGGAGAGGGTGGTTTCGGGTACATTCCAATTTTTGAATGAGCTTTTGGGTCTGGAATTCAGAAAAACTACGGCGCAGATTTGGGAAGAAAAGGTTCAGGTTTACGACCTCTATAAGGACGGAAAACTTCTTTCTCGTTTGTATCTGGATCTCGAAGCGCGTAAGGACAAACAGGGCGGGGCTTGGATGCACAACTGGTATTCCAGAAATCGTATCGCGGGAAAGGAAGTCCATCCGACTGCGTTCGTAGTCTGCAATTTTCCGATTTCGACAAAGGATTCTCCCTCGCTTTTGAAACACAGCGACGTGGTCACTTTCTTTCACGAGATGGGTCACGCGCTTCATCATCTTTGTACGAAGATCGAAGAACCTCCCGTGAGCGGAATCAACGGTGTGGAATGGGACGCCGTAGAATTCCCTTCTCAGTTTCTGGAGAATTTCGCATATACTCCGAGCGTTCTTAAAATATTCGGAAAACATCATAGATCCGGAGAAACCATTCCGGATTCTATGATCGCCAAACTCAACGAAACGAAGAATTTTCTTTCCGCGATGGGGATCGTAAGACAACTCGAGTTTTCCCTTTTTGATATTCTCATCCATGAAAAAAAACACACCGAAGAAGAGGTGCATTTGATTCTTCAGAATGTTCGCAAGGAAGTTTCGGTCGTCATTCCTCCGGAATACAACCGTTTTCAGAACGGATTCTCCCATATCTTTTCGGGCGGTTACGCCGCGGGTTATTACAGTTACAAATGGGCGGAAGTGATGAGCGCGGACGCCTTCTTTGCGTTTGTCGATCGGGGAGTTTTTGATCCGAACTTGAGCAAGGCGTATTTCGGCGAAATTTTGGAAAAGGGCGGAAGCGAAAACGCGATGGTTCTTTTCAAAAGATTTTTGGGAAGAGATCCGGATGTGGGTTCCCTTCTCAAATTGTACGGTTTAAAAAATGCGGCTTGA
- a CDS encoding glutathione S-transferase family protein, giving the protein MIKLHGASISNYVNKVKLGILEKGLEYEQLRVAPSQEEEFLKISPMGKIPVLEIDGRFLFESGAILEFLDTIYPQEPKLIPEEPWEAARVREITTIIEMYLDIPARRVYLPASRGKEVSPELVEEIHSSLIKGVKALQRVVKFSPYIAGEKFTMADCSGFANLSVIDEELRTIYPDNHPLDQLKGWKEYFEFMKSKQGPALVEKEKQTLRKIIARAKAKIE; this is encoded by the coding sequence ATGATCAAACTGCACGGCGCAAGCATCAGCAATTACGTAAACAAAGTAAAACTAGGGATCTTAGAGAAGGGATTGGAATACGAACAACTCAGGGTGGCGCCTTCTCAAGAAGAGGAATTTTTAAAGATCAGTCCTATGGGAAAAATACCCGTGTTGGAAATCGACGGGAGGTTTCTCTTCGAATCGGGGGCTATTTTAGAATTCTTAGATACGATTTATCCGCAGGAACCGAAACTGATTCCCGAAGAACCTTGGGAAGCCGCGAGAGTCAGAGAGATTACGACGATCATAGAAATGTATTTGGACATTCCCGCGAGAAGAGTTTATTTACCCGCGTCGAGAGGAAAGGAAGTTTCACCCGAACTCGTGGAAGAGATTCATTCGTCGTTGATCAAAGGCGTAAAGGCTTTACAAAGAGTCGTGAAATTCTCCCCTTATATCGCCGGAGAAAAATTCACCATGGCGGATTGTTCCGGCTTTGCGAATTTATCCGTGATCGACGAGGAGCTTCGAACGATTTATCCGGACAATCATCCCTTGGACCAACTCAAAGGTTGGAAAGAATATTTCGAATTTATGAAATCCAAACAAGGACCGGCCTTGGTGGAAAAGGAAAAACAAACGCTTCGAAAAATCATTGCGAGAGCGAAGGCAAAAATCGAATAG
- a CDS encoding SDR family NAD(P)-dependent oxidoreductase, with translation MAKTAIITGGTVGIGYELSKLIAADGYDLILVARNEKTLKKVKKEIESSNKVKVDILSVDLADPKAPKKIFDFAKKSKAVVEILVNNAGFGTSGRFDRMELKKELDMIQVNVTSLTELTHLFLQGMVERKNGKILNVASTAAFQPGPNMANYYATKAYVLSLSEAIHEDVYKDGVTVTTLCPGPTKTEFFERAEITKSKLLNNPMAPIMSAKEVAEIGYKALKKGKPVVISGVLNWILAQSVRITPRFIIRKIAKFLNQNG, from the coding sequence ATGGCAAAAACGGCAATCATCACCGGCGGAACGGTCGGCATCGGATACGAACTCAGTAAACTCATCGCGGCGGACGGATACGATCTTATACTCGTGGCAAGAAACGAAAAGACTTTGAAAAAGGTGAAGAAGGAAATCGAATCCTCAAACAAGGTAAAGGTGGATATTCTTTCCGTGGATCTCGCGGATCCGAAAGCGCCCAAGAAAATTTTCGACTTCGCAAAAAAATCGAAAGCGGTCGTGGAGATTCTCGTCAACAACGCGGGTTTCGGAACGAGCGGAAGATTCGATCGAATGGAACTCAAAAAAGAACTCGATATGATCCAAGTCAACGTGACTTCTTTGACGGAGTTGACGCATCTGTTTCTGCAAGGTATGGTGGAACGGAAGAATGGAAAGATCTTGAACGTCGCTTCGACCGCGGCGTTTCAACCCGGACCGAACATGGCCAATTATTATGCGACAAAGGCGTATGTGCTTTCCCTATCGGAAGCGATCCACGAGGACGTTTACAAGGACGGAGTCACCGTAACCACGCTTTGTCCCGGACCGACCAAAACTGAATTTTTTGAAAGAGCCGAAATCACGAAGTCGAAACTTCTCAACAACCCGATGGCTCCGATCATGAGCGCAAAAGAAGTCGCGGAAATCGGATACAAGGCTTTGAAAAAAGGAAAGCCGGTCGTGATCTCCGGCGTTCTGAATTGGATTCTCGCCCAAAGCGTACGAATCACTCCGCGTTTTATCATCCGAAAGATCGCCAAGTTTTTGAATCAAAACGGATAA
- a CDS encoding sterol desaturase family protein yields the protein MQGSIIDLAVPFFIVLIGLEVFYSRVSGKKVYRWNDTVADLSTGILFSLTGVLVTIGSLWVYEKFRIFYSLQTLFGVPPIPLGSPIWADHLGWHADFKNLAGWVFVFLAVDFVYYWFHRATHEINFLWACHVTHHSSEEFNLSVALRQSSFQRIFEYGFNLTIAFCGVPWQAFLLAHGILKIYQFWVHTRLIGKLGFLEEILVTPAHHRVHHGRDPKYIDKNHGGILIIWDRIFGSFAREEEEPVYGLTKPVTTFDPVYTNLHVYEEILSLIQKTKSFKEKILILLKPPGWRPASIGPSLLPQEIDRKKYLKFDPIVTKQRTVWGVLEFLLWTVVSLALVRYFKSGNLALWKILPVILYVFYGFRHTGIVLDGGPLGKIQHGLLLLGGAILLWILFFV from the coding sequence ATGCAAGGCTCCATCATCGATTTAGCGGTTCCGTTTTTTATAGTACTGATCGGACTGGAGGTTTTTTACTCCCGAGTTTCCGGTAAAAAAGTATATCGATGGAACGATACGGTCGCGGATCTAAGCACCGGAATCCTATTTTCGCTGACGGGAGTTCTCGTAACGATCGGCTCCCTTTGGGTGTATGAGAAATTTAGAATATTCTATTCTTTGCAAACTCTTTTCGGAGTTCCGCCAATTCCGCTCGGGTCTCCGATCTGGGCGGATCATTTGGGTTGGCACGCGGATTTTAAGAATCTTGCGGGTTGGGTTTTCGTGTTTTTGGCCGTGGACTTCGTTTATTACTGGTTTCATAGGGCCACGCACGAAATCAACTTTCTCTGGGCCTGTCACGTTACGCACCATTCCAGCGAAGAATTCAATCTTTCCGTGGCGTTGCGTCAATCCAGCTTCCAGAGAATTTTCGAATACGGGTTCAATCTTACGATCGCGTTCTGCGGGGTTCCCTGGCAGGCGTTTTTGCTCGCTCACGGAATTCTAAAGATCTATCAATTCTGGGTTCACACAAGATTGATCGGCAAACTCGGTTTTTTGGAAGAAATCCTCGTAACACCGGCGCATCATCGAGTGCATCACGGAAGAGATCCGAAATACATCGACAAAAATCACGGTGGAATTCTGATCATTTGGGATCGGATTTTCGGTTCGTTTGCGAGGGAAGAAGAGGAGCCCGTTTACGGACTTACAAAACCGGTGACGACCTTTGATCCCGTTTATACGAACCTGCACGTGTATGAGGAAATTCTTTCCTTGATACAAAAGACCAAAAGTTTTAAGGAAAAGATTCTGATTCTTTTAAAACCTCCGGGTTGGAGACCGGCCAGCATCGGGCCTTCGCTTCTCCCCCAGGAAATCGATCGAAAGAAATATCTGAAGTTCGATCCGATCGTAACCAAACAAAGAACCGTTTGGGGAGTTTTGGAATTTCTTCTTTGGACCGTTGTTTCCCTGGCGCTCGTTCGATATTTTAAATCGGGGAATCTCGCGCTTTGGAAAATTCTTCCCGTGATCCTTTACGTCTTTTACGGATTCAGACATACCGGAATCGTTTTGGACGGAGGGCCTCTGGGAAAAATACAACACGGTTTGCTTCTGCTCGGAGGAGCGATTCTTCTTTGGATTCTGTTTTTCGTCTGA
- a CDS encoding 7TM diverse intracellular signaling domain-containing protein, whose protein sequence is MKQQKAIGTFALCLYLLARPVFGIDLVNLDDSSSGFEDSYEYYEDFTGNLSFAQVRELAEAGKFNSSNIHSLGYTNASVWVRLNVENSSDKPIRWIVEYRFPDVDLVEYYDLKKGESPFYRAGDVLPFGVRPIQYRNPAFPSVGLAKTNKSVYLKIKSDSRIQLSLRYYSALGFYQKVIFEQFLFGLFFGSMLILALYNLLLYAYTKEWNYFYFALYISGFSFFQFVLEGFGFQVLWPNAVLWTNSSVPFFLMVSLSLMSLFVAVYLDLENRSKLSFRIFKYYQVLLLFFALGSLLIPERFGIWIGLILSFCFVILLFINGIRSIAWNQGSAFYFLSAWTVLLSGAVLFLFLQSGWMKDWSLRLWIIEISSLFHVVFMGIGLADRVKVLSKVLSAKIKELGSTKLVAERSEKRFKNLFEESEEFLFTMDTNGKIRNANKSLGRLLGFDPEEVIGWDFLDLIFVPTGGDASYAKILARDKIEELLKRGKSSEFAVEFRQKFVLEPRQIRVRLQLLDLGDRKGILGKAYELNEDILSKFIVSESMHFTLNNYLRNADLLSRLLTVNLSSFVGTEIVIAIRTCIREIVINSIEHGNLAISFDEKTEALNQGRYLEFIQERQKETFYNYRTVKVSYSLNARRIGFLITDEGEGFDYKKILNLDIEKLNETSLTHGRGIVMTRRVFDIVRFNEKGNRVLLIKYLKKPLRYKREKTSFDV, encoded by the coding sequence TTGAAACAACAAAAAGCAATCGGGACATTCGCGCTTTGTCTTTATCTTTTGGCCCGGCCCGTATTCGGAATCGATCTCGTAAATCTGGACGATTCTTCCTCCGGATTCGAGGATTCCTACGAATACTACGAGGATTTTACGGGGAATTTGAGTTTTGCCCAGGTCCGGGAATTGGCCGAAGCCGGTAAATTCAATTCTTCGAATATTCATTCATTAGGATATACGAATGCTTCCGTTTGGGTCCGTTTGAACGTGGAGAATTCCTCCGATAAACCGATCCGATGGATCGTGGAATATCGTTTTCCGGACGTGGATCTCGTCGAATACTACGATTTAAAAAAGGGAGAATCCCCGTTTTACAGGGCGGGGGACGTGCTTCCGTTTGGGGTTCGTCCGATTCAGTATCGAAACCCAGCCTTTCCTTCGGTGGGTCTTGCTAAAACGAACAAGTCCGTGTATCTGAAAATCAAATCCGATTCCAGAATCCAACTTTCGCTTCGTTATTATTCCGCGCTCGGGTTCTATCAGAAGGTCATCTTCGAACAGTTTTTGTTCGGATTGTTTTTCGGCTCGATGTTGATATTAGCGCTTTATAATCTTCTTTTATACGCGTATACGAAAGAATGGAATTATTTCTACTTCGCGCTTTATATCTCCGGTTTTTCTTTCTTTCAATTCGTATTGGAAGGTTTCGGGTTTCAGGTTCTCTGGCCGAACGCGGTTCTTTGGACCAATTCGAGCGTTCCGTTTTTTCTGATGGTTTCCCTTTCCTTGATGTCCCTTTTTGTCGCGGTTTATCTGGATTTGGAGAACCGTTCGAAACTTTCCTTTCGAATATTCAAATATTATCAAGTTCTACTATTGTTTTTCGCGCTCGGCTCCCTGTTGATTCCCGAGCGTTTCGGGATTTGGATCGGTTTGATCTTATCCTTTTGTTTTGTGATTCTTCTTTTTATCAACGGAATCCGAAGCATCGCGTGGAATCAGGGAAGCGCATTCTACTTTCTTTCCGCTTGGACGGTTTTGCTTTCGGGCGCGGTTTTGTTTTTATTTTTGCAAAGCGGATGGATGAAGGATTGGAGTCTTCGGTTGTGGATCATCGAAATCTCCTCCTTGTTCCACGTCGTTTTTATGGGAATCGGTCTTGCGGATCGTGTGAAGGTTTTATCCAAGGTTTTGTCCGCTAAGATCAAGGAACTCGGAAGCACGAAACTCGTCGCGGAACGTTCCGAAAAACGATTTAAGAATTTGTTCGAAGAATCGGAAGAATTTCTCTTTACGATGGATACGAACGGAAAGATCCGAAACGCGAATAAATCCCTCGGAAGACTGCTCGGTTTCGATCCGGAAGAAGTGATCGGCTGGGATTTTTTGGATCTCATCTTCGTTCCCACGGGAGGAGACGCATCCTACGCGAAAATTCTGGCCCGGGATAAGATCGAGGAACTTTTAAAACGGGGAAAAAGCTCGGAGTTCGCCGTAGAATTCAGGCAGAAGTTCGTTCTGGAACCGAGACAGATTCGGGTTCGTCTTCAGCTTTTGGATCTCGGGGACCGCAAAGGTATATTAGGAAAGGCTTATGAACTGAACGAGGATATTCTTTCCAAGTTCATCGTAAGCGAATCCATGCACTTCACTTTGAACAATTATCTCCGAAACGCGGATCTTTTGAGCAGGCTTCTGACCGTAAACCTTTCGAGTTTTGTGGGAACCGAAATCGTGATCGCGATCCGCACTTGTATTCGGGAGATCGTAATCAATTCCATAGAACACGGAAATCTCGCGATCAGTTTTGACGAAAAAACCGAGGCCTTGAACCAAGGACGTTATCTCGAATTTATCCAAGAACGTCAGAAAGAAACGTTCTACAACTATAGAACCGTAAAGGTTTCGTATTCCCTAAACGCGAGAAGGATCGGATTTCTCATCACGGACGAGGGAGAAGGTTTCGATTATAAGAAAATTCTAAACTTAGACATCGAAAAGCTGAACGAAACGAGTTTGACCCACGGAAGAGGGATCGTGATGACCCGCCGTGTTTTCGATATCGTTCGGTTTAACGAAAAAGGAAACCGGGTTCTTCTGATTAAGTATTTGAAAAAGCCGCTTCGTTACAAACGGGAAAAAACATCTTTCGACGTTTGA
- a CDS encoding LIC_11366 family protein: MRATSKIFGISFCVLFFFPFFPFPESALNAEGEFPKTKAHSTKPALEIPTEEELYWELGLRAGIGYKGEDRLNSFLRGFTDTYDPRVASKTKLDPPSHVSQGELFLRRKISTESRVGFIGGYREWQKFGLKQVSSEPFYTDLSFKLSNPYFLLMYWYEWNYKRWIFQGGLGAGMSQVYWDSKGYATSGRETFRQEGSLTGTGIEFRLEGTVNRRITESTSLQLGIALSWINIPSLTGTFNGQTASFYLREDGSVTPLTESTNQAAILVTNQFSRKLEFQVLTTTLFLGVAQKF; encoded by the coding sequence ATGAGGGCTACCAGCAAAATTTTCGGGATCTCATTCTGTGTTCTCTTTTTTTTCCCATTCTTCCCTTTTCCTGAATCCGCTTTGAACGCCGAGGGAGAATTTCCCAAAACCAAAGCCCATTCCACTAAACCCGCGCTGGAAATCCCCACCGAGGAAGAACTCTACTGGGAACTCGGGCTTCGCGCCGGAATCGGTTACAAGGGCGAAGATAGACTCAATTCTTTCCTTCGGGGTTTTACGGACACGTATGATCCGAGAGTCGCCTCCAAAACCAAACTCGATCCTCCGAGCCATGTGTCTCAGGGAGAATTGTTTCTCCGCAGAAAGATCAGCACCGAAAGCCGGGTCGGTTTTATTGGCGGTTATCGAGAATGGCAGAAGTTCGGATTGAAACAGGTTTCTTCCGAGCCGTTTTATACGGATCTCAGTTTCAAACTTTCCAATCCGTATTTTCTTTTGATGTATTGGTATGAATGGAATTACAAACGTTGGATCTTTCAAGGCGGGCTCGGCGCCGGGATGTCCCAGGTATATTGGGATTCCAAGGGTTATGCGACCTCGGGAAGAGAAACGTTTCGTCAGGAAGGTTCTTTGACCGGAACCGGAATCGAGTTTCGTTTGGAAGGAACGGTCAACCGAAGAATCACCGAGTCCACAAGTCTTCAACTGGGAATCGCTCTTTCTTGGATCAACATTCCTTCCTTAACCGGAACCTTCAACGGACAAACGGCGAGTTTTTATCTGAGAGAGGACGGAAGCGTAACTCCTCTGACCGAATCCACGAATCAGGCCGCGATCTTAGTCACGAATCAATTCTCGCGTAAATTGGAATTTCAGGTTTTGACGACGACTCTTTTCCTAGGAGTCGCTCAGAAGTTTTAA
- the asd gene encoding archaetidylserine decarboxylase (Phosphatidylserine decarboxylase is synthesized as a single chain precursor. Generation of the pyruvoyl active site from a Ser is coupled to cleavage of a Gly-Ser bond between the larger (beta) and smaller (alpha chains). It is an integral membrane protein.), whose translation MLQFHFFQFFDWDLLKPFFYFLSFIGIYLTFRLRFPQLRFLFLAVKIFSGNMDYKGSRGRLVHSQAFFSGTASSLVPGAVIGSALALMIGGPGVLFWIWISSFFIMPLRFVSSTLAIRFRTKTASGRYLSGPMYFIESALKARWLAVSFAIAGLLTVLVMGGAVPMLYVTHIANRAFDVTGMTVPFLLAVILVFIVLGGVRRVGKISAYLAPIAILLFFAGYFFLFKNSLMNFKDFLWLSFQEAFQPLTAVAGGSFVLARTFSMASGIFFVSTETGIGKSAGLSGVVRTDFPAKQGLVSMLATFFEGFIISTLVIYALSSYGAFKMEEQMLFVNALFQGSTNPIHLAFFGSFLLLGVVSITGWFYTGEQNALYVFGEKFANFFRMLFLITILAVAYLYVKNGEQILFEAFGLGYSLSIITAVPVLISLVLLEKIARTELKRFLTESGARYEVLKDFYLLVLSIVPKNLLSRLFGLLASSRLPRFLLIPILKAFARAYKINVDEAELEIQEYNSLNAFFTRALKAEARIIDSADNEMVSPVDARITGYGDINQRIIIQAKGVDYNLKELLGGGASKFIDDFTNGKYITFYLSPQDYHRIHSPAYGKILGYYYEPGKLFPVNELAVFGIRGLFPKNERLITYLQTEYGKVAVIKVGASNVGRIRVTYDNKIVTNTLIRTARTVEYKDVSIMIDKGAELGRFEMGSTVILLMEKDTFQFESLAVNEKILYGTTIGKFLAKKCKLPK comes from the coding sequence ATGTTGCAATTTCATTTTTTTCAGTTTTTCGATTGGGATTTACTCAAACCCTTCTTTTACTTCCTGAGTTTTATCGGGATCTATCTGACCTTCAGACTCCGGTTTCCCCAACTTAGGTTCCTCTTTCTTGCGGTAAAAATTTTCTCGGGCAACATGGACTACAAGGGTTCCCGGGGAAGACTCGTTCATTCTCAGGCGTTCTTTTCGGGAACCGCGTCTTCTCTCGTTCCGGGGGCGGTGATCGGTTCGGCTCTGGCCTTGATGATCGGAGGACCGGGGGTTTTGTTTTGGATTTGGATCTCTTCCTTTTTTATCATGCCTCTTCGATTCGTTTCTTCCACGCTCGCGATTCGTTTTAGAACCAAAACCGCTTCGGGAAGATATCTTTCCGGTCCTATGTATTTTATAGAAAGCGCTCTCAAAGCGAGATGGCTCGCCGTGAGTTTTGCCATCGCCGGACTTTTGACCGTTCTCGTGATGGGCGGCGCGGTTCCTATGTTGTATGTGACCCATATCGCCAATCGCGCGTTCGACGTGACCGGTATGACGGTTCCGTTTTTGTTGGCTGTGATTCTCGTATTCATCGTGTTAGGCGGGGTGAGAAGGGTGGGAAAAATTTCCGCTTATCTGGCTCCGATCGCGATCCTATTGTTTTTTGCGGGTTATTTTTTCTTATTTAAGAATTCTCTCATGAACTTTAAGGACTTTCTCTGGCTTTCGTTTCAAGAAGCGTTTCAGCCTTTGACCGCCGTCGCGGGCGGAAGTTTTGTTCTTGCTCGAACCTTTAGCATGGCATCGGGAATCTTTTTCGTTTCCACCGAAACCGGGATCGGAAAAAGCGCGGGTTTGTCCGGAGTTGTAAGAACGGATTTTCCTGCGAAACAAGGTTTGGTGAGTATGCTCGCCACCTTCTTTGAAGGTTTTATCATATCGACGCTTGTGATCTACGCGCTTTCTTCTTACGGCGCGTTTAAGATGGAAGAACAGATGTTGTTCGTAAACGCGCTTTTTCAAGGAAGCACCAATCCGATCCATCTCGCGTTCTTCGGTTCGTTTTTGTTGTTGGGTGTGGTTTCGATCACGGGTTGGTTTTATACGGGAGAACAAAACGCTCTCTATGTGTTCGGTGAAAAGTTTGCGAACTTTTTTAGAATGCTCTTCTTGATCACCATTCTCGCCGTCGCTTATCTGTACGTAAAAAACGGAGAACAGATTCTTTTCGAGGCGTTCGGTCTCGGATATTCTCTTTCGATTATAACAGCGGTTCCGGTTTTGATTTCTTTGGTTCTTTTGGAAAAGATAGCAAGAACCGAACTCAAACGATTCTTAACCGAAAGCGGGGCGAGATACGAAGTCTTGAAGGATTTTTATCTTCTCGTTCTTTCCATCGTTCCTAAGAATTTACTTTCGAGACTGTTCGGACTTTTGGCTTCTTCCAGACTTCCTCGTTTTCTTTTGATTCCGATTTTGAAAGCGTTTGCAAGGGCTTACAAGATCAACGTCGACGAAGCCGAGCTTGAGATTCAGGAATACAATTCTCTCAACGCATTCTTTACAAGAGCCTTAAAGGCAGAAGCGAGAATCATCGACTCCGCGGACAACGAAATGGTTTCTCCCGTCGACGCGAGGATCACCGGTTACGGAGACATCAACCAGAGAATCATCATCCAAGCGAAGGGTGTGGATTACAATCTCAAGGAACTTTTGGGAGGAGGTGCTTCCAAGTTCATCGACGATTTTACGAACGGAAAATACATCACCTTCTATCTTTCCCCACAGGATTATCATAGAATTCACTCGCCCGCGTATGGTAAAATTTTAGGGTATTACTACGAGCCCGGAAAATTATTTCCGGTGAACGAACTTGCCGTGTTCGGGATTCGAGGTCTTTTTCCGAAAAACGAAAGATTGATTACGTATCTGCAAACCGAGTATGGAAAGGTCGCGGTGATTAAAGTCGGCGCTTCGAATGTCGGAAGAATTCGAGTAACCTACGACAATAAGATCGTTACGAACACGCTCATCCGGACCGCAAGGACGGTCGAATACAAGGACGTTTCGATTATGATCGACAAGGGCGCGGAGCTTGGTCGTTTTGAGATGGGATCGACCGTGATTCTTTTGATGGAAAAGGATACGTTTCAGTTTGAATCCTTGGCGGTGAACGAAAAGATTCTCTACGGGACGACGATCGGTAAGTTTTTGGCGAAGAAGTGCAAACTTCCGAAATGA
- a CDS encoding DUF971 domain-containing protein — translation MAQLSLKATTPDQIDFDDNHLKITWKDGVTSTFELLDLRKRCPCVVCKGGHGGKVGTTTGGIQSIRLYSVNKVGRYAINPVWSDNHLTGIYSFDALRMLADGLGGDLTL, via the coding sequence ATGGCTCAACTCAGTTTAAAAGCGACGACCCCCGATCAGATCGACTTTGACGACAATCATCTAAAAATCACCTGGAAGGACGGAGTTACGTCCACGTTCGAACTTCTCGATCTGAGAAAACGTTGTCCCTGTGTCGTATGCAAGGGAGGACACGGCGGAAAAGTAGGAACTACCACCGGAGGAATTCAGTCGATCCGACTCTATTCGGTCAACAAGGTAGGAAGATACGCGATCAATCCGGTTTGGAGCGACAATCATCTCACGGGAATTTATTCTTTCGACGCACTTCGAATGCTCGCGGACGGCTTGGGCGGGGATTTAACTCTTTAG